A DNA window from Fibrobacter sp. UWR3 contains the following coding sequences:
- a CDS encoding TonB-dependent siderophore receptor has translation MKHLFAYKLTTLVLVILAIASVAARAQETLNDANAESAEEITNFDDIFAEETSTNESAPAEQSAAKSGSSGVTVLDEMGIEGEGINEAAPVDKKTKAESVKVMDATELQGSSATIADATNRSSGVKIRQSGGMGSESKINIRGMEGKNVKVLVDGVPVDNGNGNFSVNDIPIDKIDRIEIYKSYVPERFATDGMGGVINIVTHDLPKSSITGSYSFGSFNTHKASLDAKYVWVTDSAKSRAIATGISAYYNYSDNDYEFTTPYMDTVVTRDHDRYYSYNVLPFVSFEKYFFDKATLGVIYNAMDKEIQSNSHRIEEANSNAQSYGVNLSLEKANLFVKGLSAALLFSYAFGKEAVIDTSHTYYYGWDKENVREANTAFGEISMGGASHIERENQTIVAPWNFDYAFTQNHILTWSGLYRYESQDPEDKRAAKGQTLNSAGFPGHSNSVVTGLSLENNFWNERIQNVAGVKGYYYSIKADDDGEKRIQQLTDDYAENKDFGYSENFRVKLIDDLSVVEQFAVKGGYQHSLRFPTREEIFGDGMYVQCSPNLKPEKSDNFTAGAELDMRQIPLLLKLHLEFNWFYMLMEDRIYWNNYASVPRPYYNSVGTKTTGFEIDAAVDVNEYISLSYNLTRQEAESREADLAYGIAKGLTVPNIPTLYMNFGAEFHVGDLIYRDDFFKLYWLANYTDEYYYSWKVSKRQDRTIPSSFTQDLGVEYSILANMLSWNFEVRNFMDVRVYDKYGESKPGRAFATKVKFTL, from the coding sequence AACGACGCAAACGCCGAATCTGCCGAAGAAATTACGAATTTTGACGATATTTTTGCCGAGGAAACCTCCACAAACGAAAGCGCTCCGGCAGAACAGTCCGCAGCGAAATCGGGCTCGTCCGGCGTAACGGTCCTTGACGAAATGGGCATCGAAGGCGAAGGAATCAACGAAGCCGCACCCGTCGACAAGAAAACCAAAGCCGAATCGGTCAAGGTCATGGATGCCACGGAACTTCAGGGCTCCAGCGCCACCATCGCAGATGCCACGAATCGATCTTCGGGCGTAAAAATCCGCCAGTCGGGAGGCATGGGCAGCGAAAGCAAAATCAACATCCGCGGCATGGAAGGCAAAAATGTGAAGGTGCTTGTCGATGGCGTCCCTGTCGATAACGGCAACGGGAATTTCTCCGTCAACGATATTCCCATCGACAAGATTGACCGCATCGAGATTTACAAGAGCTATGTGCCCGAACGCTTCGCGACCGACGGCATGGGCGGCGTGATTAACATCGTAACGCATGATTTGCCCAAGAGTTCCATTACGGGCTCTTACAGCTTCGGGAGTTTCAACACGCATAAGGCCTCGCTCGACGCAAAATACGTGTGGGTAACTGATTCGGCCAAGAGCCGCGCTATCGCCACCGGAATTTCGGCCTATTACAACTACTCCGACAACGATTACGAATTCACCACACCCTACATGGACACGGTTGTAACGCGAGATCACGATCGCTATTACAGTTACAACGTGTTGCCTTTTGTCTCCTTCGAGAAATACTTCTTTGACAAGGCGACTTTGGGCGTGATTTACAACGCGATGGATAAAGAAATTCAGTCGAATTCCCACCGCATCGAAGAGGCGAACTCCAATGCGCAATCGTACGGCGTGAACCTTTCTCTCGAAAAGGCGAATTTGTTTGTCAAGGGGCTTTCGGCCGCGCTTTTGTTCAGCTACGCCTTCGGTAAAGAGGCTGTCATCGATACGAGTCATACTTATTACTACGGCTGGGACAAAGAGAATGTTCGCGAAGCGAATACCGCCTTTGGTGAAATTTCTATGGGTGGGGCATCGCATATTGAACGCGAAAACCAAACGATTGTAGCTCCCTGGAATTTTGACTACGCGTTCACGCAAAACCACATTCTCACCTGGAGCGGCCTTTACCGCTACGAATCGCAAGATCCGGAAGACAAGCGCGCCGCTAAAGGGCAGACGCTCAACAGCGCCGGATTCCCCGGGCACAGCAATTCCGTTGTAACGGGGCTTTCTCTCGAAAATAACTTCTGGAACGAACGAATCCAGAATGTGGCGGGCGTCAAGGGATATTACTACTCCATTAAGGCGGACGATGACGGCGAAAAGCGTATACAGCAGTTGACAGACGACTATGCCGAAAATAAGGATTTCGGTTACAGCGAAAATTTCCGCGTCAAATTGATTGACGACTTGTCGGTTGTTGAGCAGTTTGCCGTCAAGGGTGGCTACCAGCATAGCCTGCGGTTCCCGACCCGCGAAGAAATCTTTGGCGACGGAATGTATGTGCAGTGTTCCCCGAACTTAAAACCCGAAAAGTCCGACAACTTTACCGCAGGTGCCGAACTGGATATGCGACAGATTCCGCTGCTCTTGAAGTTGCATCTGGAATTCAACTGGTTCTACATGCTCATGGAAGACCGCATTTATTGGAACAACTACGCGTCGGTTCCGCGCCCTTACTACAACAGTGTCGGTACCAAGACGACTGGCTTTGAAATCGACGCCGCAGTCGATGTGAACGAATACATTTCACTTTCTTACAACCTCACCAGGCAAGAAGCCGAAAGCCGCGAAGCGGATTTGGCCTACGGAATCGCCAAGGGGCTGACCGTTCCGAATATTCCTACGCTCTACATGAACTTCGGCGCAGAATTCCATGTGGGCGACCTGATTTACCGAGATGACTTTTTCAAGCTCTACTGGCTTGCCAACTACACCGATGAATATTACTACTCCTGGAAGGTCTCCAAAAGGCAAGACCGCACCATTCCCAGCTCGTTCACCCAAGATTTAGGCGTGGAATACTCCATTCTCGCCAACATGCTCTCTTGGAATTTCGAAGTCCGCAACTTCATGGATGTCCGGGTGTATGACAAGTACGGTGAATCCAAGCCCGGTCGTGCTTTTGCGACCAAAGTCAAGTTTACACTATAA